The Salegentibacter mishustinae genomic interval TTTTCTTGTTTTTTTACTTGAAATATTCCATTTAAAATAAAGTATATAAACCACAAAATTGATAATCAGATAAGGGTTGAATAGCCAGAAATTACTATACCAAAAACTATCTTTAAGGAAATGTAGGGACTCATTCCAATAAATCATTGCAGGGATCATCCCAATAGATTCAACAAAATAAGTAAATAATAAAAACCCGGAAAAAAACCCAACTTTTTTATTTGTTGGGTTCTTTTTATAATAATACAAACCGCATATTGCTGCAAGCCCCTCAAGTAAAATTACGAGAAATCTAAGATCTTGCATTAATAATTAGTTGGAGGCCAACCTGAGGCAATAGTATTAAAAGGTTCTATTTCATAATTATTAGGGTCAGAATCTTCCCCGGCAGTTGCTGTATCTCCCGAAGCTTCTTTGGTGGGCGAGAGAAACATGGTAGTATAGCTTTTTTTCTCCTTAGTTTTAGGATAAGCCCCTAAATAAAACCGAATTCCCGGTTTCTCTACCCCCTGCTCCTTAGATTTCTCGCGAACATAATCCAGGTATTCCTGTAATTCATCCACACTATACCAGAATTCGCGGGTATCTTCATAACCCTGCCCCCGCTGAATTTCCTTTCCTCGAGTATTCACCCATTCGTCCTGTTCCTTGCGCGCTTCTTCAATGCTAATGCACTTTTTTGGTTTTTCCATTTTAAGTTGGTTGGTTGATTAAAACTTAATTTTTTGTTAAGGTAAATTTAGGAGAATTTTTTATTATGGCAAATCTTTGGTTGTCAGTTGTTTTTCGGTTTTGGGTTGTTATAGTTGTCAGTTCGAGTGGCTTTATTTAAGCGAGAGCGCAAATAAGGCTGTATCGAGAACTCTTCTAGGTTCTAACTACATTGCACTTCTCGATACTTTCCGACTAGCGTCGGAACACTCGAATTGACGGGGAACTCGCAATGACGCTAATGAAGATCCCGACTGAAGTCGGGATAATTTGATCAGCATTTTAATACATCTACAGCTTTTAAAAATGCGATCTCATTAGAAAGGGGATTTTTCCCCTTGTAACGAGCGTACTTATCTTCTACATTTGACATAGTCATTTTAGTTAGCTAAAGTGTTTTGGGGCAAAAAAGTGTCGTCAACGGTGAGGAGTTTGATTGGTAGGGTAATCAGGCTTCTCGTAACCAAGGCGGCACTTTTTTATTTTAGTGAGCCTATGTTTTAAAAAGGCCTTCGGCCGCATTTAAAATACTAGAGCGAACTAATCCCGATTTTACATCGGGATCTTCTCCAACCTAATGTTGTTCCAGTCGTTACATCGAATTCATTTCAGAGCCTATCCAGGTTTATAATCGGGTATCCAATTTTTAGAGATTTCAAACCTAAAAAAAGTTTAGCTTGCCACGAATACACTAATATTTTTTTATCAAGTTCATTATCAGGACTGCGATAACGGGATGTGGCAATCTCTTGTGGATTAGTTTTCGGTTTCAAACCACTTAGATGCTGAAATAAATTCAAGCATGACGTAAGTATAAAGAAAAATATAACAAAACTTTTTTAGGATAATGCTTCTCCCCCTTTGGGGGTCGGGGGGCTTTTAAATCTAATCTTATCCCCTGCCTTTTTCTGCGCCATCATATTAATTCCTTTCTCGCTTAATTGTAAAACCCTTGGATAACCACCCGTGGTTTGACAATCACGCATAAGAACGATCAATTTTCCGCCGGGAGTAAGTTGAATGGTTCCGGGAAGCACCGGGCCGGTAATAATTGGCTCCAGTTCGTTCTCTAAGATCTCACTAAGCTGGATCGCCATTCTATTATTATTTTTATCAATACTGAACTTACTTTGTCTTAAGTGACTTTTTAAAGTTTCAGGCAGTTTTTCATATTCAGGGCCGGGAAAAACTTCTATTTCTTGAGAATTCAGATATTCCTCATCAAACTTTATCGCGGCGTGAGTCTCATATTTTTCCTCCTCAGAAGCTTCATATTGGAGTTTCATTCCTTTTTCGAGCTTTTCGTGGCTGGTAATATCTTCGTACCAACTACGGCTTCCCAGAACCTTTTCGGTTTTAAATCCGTCAAGGATCGCTAAATAGGAACGCATTCCGTATTCCGGTCTTCCAAAAGATAAAATATCACCTTCGTGAATTTTCACCACTTCATTATTGTCAATTTCAGTATCGTTTAGTTTTGGAGAAAGATTTGCTCCACTAATGGCGATTTTTGTCGCTGCCGAAAATTTAAGTTTTGGTCCCATTTGGGTAATTTCCATCACTGCGGCATCGGCTTGATTTTGCAAAATAAGGTTGGCAGTTTTTAGAGCAATTCTATCCATCACTCCACTCAAAGGAACTCCATATTTTTGAAATCCGCGACGCCCAAAATCCTGGATAGTGGAAAATAATCCCGGATGTAAAATCTCAATTTCAGCCTTCATAATTTTCTTTTTTTAGTTGAAAAGTTCCTTCGGAAATTTGCTCAGAAATTTCTTCAAATTCTTTTTTAGAAACCGAATAAAATTTCACTTTATCACCCGCCGAAATCTCACAGGGTGGATCGTTATTTTTATCAAAAAATTGAACCGGACAATTGCCTAAAATCTGCCATCCGCCGGGACTGGATTTCGGGTAAATTCCGGTCTGGTTTTCGCCTATTCCAACAGCCCCTTTTTCTATCTTCATTCGGGGTTGATTTCTACGCGAAATTTGAAGCTTTTTATCAAGGCCCCCCAGGTATAAAAATCCGGGTAAAAACCCTGTAAAAAATACGGTATAAAACGGTTTGGTATGCAGCTGGATTATTTCTTCTTTTGAGAGGTTTTTTTCATTGGAAATGTATTCCAGATCCCAACCGAATTCCACTTCATAGCAAACCGGTAAATGGAAAATTTGCTGGTTATTTATTTTCCCTATCTTAGCCTCACCAAACAGCTCTTTAATCGCTGAAACCTCATTATAGACGTTTTCTATACTGAACATGTAACTAATTAATAACGAGTTATATGTGTTGATTACTTCAATATTTACTTCATCATAAAACTCTTCCAGTTTATCTTTGTAAAAAAGGAGCTTTCTGAGAAGTTTTTCACTAATTTCAGGCTCAAATTCTATTAGAATTCCCCGCTCCCCCATCGGTGTTATTTTAGGAAAATCATTCATTTTGCATTCTTAATTTTAATATTATGCTCAGCAAATTTCTGCTGTAAAAAGTTCATAATTTCAACTGAATTTGGCGTGTCACTATGCAGGCAAAAAGTAGTTGCGCTGCAACTAATTTTAGTACCATTTTCACAGGTAATTTTTCCTTCAGAAAACATAGAAAAAAGATGTTGAAAAACGGCTTCTTTTTCGCTTATTAAAGCATTAGGTTTTGAACGCGAAACCAGGCTGTAATCGGGGTTATAATTTCGGTCGGCAAAAGCTTCAAAAACGATTGGAATTTTCCCTTTCGCAAGTTTAGACATCACAGAATTTAACGGACAAAAAAGCGCTAAATTTTGATCGAATTCCAGTAAAGAATCTATGATAATTTGAGCTGTTTTTTCGTCTTTTGCAGCTTCATTATAAAGTGCTCCATGAGTTTTTACATGGGTGAGTTTTACCCCTTCTGCTTCGGTCAATTGTTTTAAACTTAAAATTTGCGCAACAATAGAACGCTGCAATTCTTCCGTAGAAATCTTCATAGTTTTTCTTCCAAAATTCTCCTTGTCGGGATAAGAAGGATGCGCTCCTATTTCTACTCCATGTTCCACAGCAAGTTTAATAGTTCCCTGCATGGTTTCCAGGTTTCCGGCGTGACCTCCGCAAGCAATATTGCAAGCAGAAATATGCGGCATTAGATCTGCGTCAAAATCGCCGCCTTCACCTAAATCGCAGTTTATATGGATTTTTTTCATTTCAAAATTTTTCTAACCATTAATGTTATTCATTTTTTCCATCGATGAAAAAACGAACCAAAAAAATCTAGGCTTACGAATATTTATCTAAATTTATCGTTCTTCACCTAAATTTTAGGAACTCGCCATCATCCTCTTATTAAAGATGAAAATTTATTTTGCTCAAACAGCCTAAAATTTTACGGTGCTTTCACTTCAAATTTATACGATAAATTTTCGGTAGGCCAAAAAACAAGGAAAAACCTATAGCAATAGATTAAAATCAAGCATAAACCTTTTAATATAAGATTTTAGAAAACTTACAGGAAGATAAATTAATTAATCCCACACAAATTATTAAAAGCTTTGCAAAACGCTTAGAATCGCTTTAATCCCTAAAAATACGGAAAGCGCAATAACAAGTAACCCCAGTACATTTTGCAGCTTAGAATTACGTTGTTTCCCCAAAACCGAGGCTTTATTGACTACCCAAAATAAGAAAATAGCAATTACGGGCAATAGGATTCCATTGGCAATTTGGGCAAAACGTATAATCTCAATAGGATTAATTTGCAGGGAAGAGAAGAACACACCCAAAATAAGAACCACGGCCCATACAGTTTTAAATTTAGCTGACTTCATCCCTCCTTTCCAGCCAAAGCAGCCTTTTACTACATAAGCGGCAGCTAAAGGAGCGGTAATAGAAGAAGTGATCCCGGCAGCTAAAAGCCCCAAAGACATAAACCAGGTAGCAAATTTTCCGAAAAGCGGCTCGAGACTTACCGCCATATCAGCTGCAGAATTCACATTAGTTAGGCCAGAAGAAGCAGCACTAATGATAATTGCCATTGAAACCGTACCACCAAGGATTATAGAAACTATGAGTTCTTTACGGGCGATTGGCAAATAAGAAGATTCTTTCCATTTTTCACTAACGAGAGAAGCGTGTAAAAACAGGTTGTAAGGAACTACAGTAGTACCTACAATAGCCATCACTGTAAGCAATCCGGCAGCATTGCCTGTTGGAATAAGTCCGCTTAAAATTTCTACAATATCAGGTTTGGTTAGAATAGCAGTAAGCACAAAGCTTATACTCATTAACAATACAAGGCCAATAAAGATCTTTTCGAGGGTTTTGTAGCTTCCGGTAAATAAAAGTATAAACGCGACTGCGCCAATAAAAATACTCCATAAATTAAGCTTAAAATCGTCAATTTGCAGATTTTGAATTCCGAAGATAGCTTCGGCTCCAAGAACAGCACCGGTAATATTACCTGCTTCGTAAGCAGCATTCCCAATAACTATAGCTGAAAAAATAAGGATAATCGCTAAAACCCTGAAGATCGGTTTTTTGATCTCTTCCCGAATAACATCACTTAAACCCTTTTGTGAGACCACGCCAAGCCTGGCTGCCATTTCCTGTAAAATTATACATGAAAATATAGATAGCAATAGAGCCCAGAGCAGGCTGTAACCAAATTCAACCCCGGCCAGCGTACAAACCGTAACCGTTCCCGGCCCAATAAATGCCGCCGAGACCAGGATTCCCGGCCCAAGGTTTTTCAAGAAATTTCGCACTACATATCTTTAGATTCCTGCAAAGCGTAAATAGCAAATGTGCCTAACCAATGGCCTCCTTCGTAACTATCTCCTACCAAATTAGGAAAAGAGTGAGCCACGTGCCTATCGGCAATTTCCTTTAAATGTGAGAATTTCTCCGGATATTGATTTATAAGTCCGTAGAAAACCCAGGCACGACTAAAGTTAAGTCCGTCGAGATGCACCAGTTTTCCATCAGTTCTATCTGACACCTCTCCTACTTCCACATCAAAATCTTCAGATTTCAGCTGAGGAAGAAAGTCTTCCAACCACATTTCGAAGGCGTTTTTTGGTAAAACACGGCTCATAATACTTACCTCCTCTAAACACGGGGATAGGAAATCGAATCCGCCGGGTTCCCAGGTTAATGGACAATTATTATCACTTAGATAGAAATCCTTCGCTCTCTCTGAAATGAGCTCTTTTAATTTAGTATGCTCCACAGCATTTGCATAATCGTAAGCAAAACTAAGTCCGAAAGCTGTATTACTGTGTTCTCCAACTCTAATTGGGTAATTTAATTTTGGTAGGAATTCTATATATTTCTTAACGATAAGATCGGTTAAAGGGGCTAAATTCTTACCAAGTTCATCGGCCAGAGGATCATTCCAGGTTTCAATTTCTTCAGCAAGTTTCAGCAACCAGGCCCAACCGTAAGTACGTTCAAAAGAATCGCTTTGTTCCCTTTTAAAGTAATCGATCTCACCCTGGATATTTTCCGCAGAAAGAGATTCCTTTAATTTTTCTCTAATAGTTTCAGCTTTTTTAAGATCAGGAAATTGTTTTAATAAACTTACCATAGACCAGTGTGCGTGTACCGAAGAGTGCCAGTCAAAACAGCCATAAAATGCGGGGTGCAATTCTTGAGGCTCACCTATAGCCTCTTTGTTTTCCAGCGTTTGACCAAGTTTGTTAGGATATTGAGTATTAATACAGTTTAGCGGAAGCTCAGCCAGGTTATTCGCTTCTTTAACAGTAAATTCTACCCGATCTTCCCCAAGCAAATCCCCGCTTAATATACTTTTCTCTTTAATACTGTCGCTTTCTATTTCTGAAGCTTCTTTAACTTCAGGATCGCCCTTACAAGAAATTATTAGAACTAACATTAGTAAGGATAAACTTCTTTTTATCATAGTTTGGTCTTATTAAACTCAGCCCGAAAACAAATTAGATTTATGATCTATTTAATTCTATTATTTCCAAGTGAATAAACAACTTCGTAGCAAACTCGCGAAGCATTTATATTGATGAAAATAATTTGATTTCGAGGCAAGGCCTGGAGAATTTAATCTCGATTATCGAGTAAATATAAATTTAAAAGTTGACATATTTAAACCTCTAAGGCTTTCAAAAATATCAAAATTAACTTAAAATGGAATAAAATTACCCCAACCAGCCATCTCGATCCAGGCTTCTGTATTGAATAGCTTCGCTTATATGGTTTCCTTTAATGTTTTCTGAATTCTCCAGATCGGCGATAGTTCGGGAGACTTTCAAAATTCTGTCATAAGCGCGGGCAGAAAGATTTAAACGTTCCATGGCGGTTTTAAGCAGGGCTTTTGAAGCATCATCCAGTGCACAAAATTTACGAATTTGCCTTACACTCATTTGCGCATTATAATGTACAGAATCAGACTCTTTAAAGCGTTCGGTCTGAAATTGGCGTGCCTTTGTAACTCTTTTTCTAATTTCAACGCTGCTTTCTCCCCGGCGTTCTTCACTCAATTTTTCAAATGGTACAGGAGTGACTTCAATATGAATATCTATCCTATCTAATAATGGGCCACTAATCTTACTTAAATAGCGTTGCATTTCTGCCGGGGACGAAGTTGCTGGCGCATCGGGATCGTTAAAGTATCCGCTAGGACTGGGGTTCATACTAGCCACCAGCATAAAACTCGACGGATAGGTTACCGTAAATTTAGCTCTGGAAATCGTCACTTCCCGATCTTCTAAAGGTTGACGCATTACTTCTAAAACGCCACGCTTAAATTCGGGGAGTTCATCCAGAAATAAAACCCCGTTATGCGAAAGAGAAATCTCTCCCGGTTGCGGATATGCCCCGCCGCCAACGAGAGCTACGTCTGAAATTGTATGATGTGGACTCCTAAAAGGTCTTTGAGACATTAAACCTACATGTTCTTTAACACGGCCAACCACACTGTGTATTTTTGTAGTTTCCAAAGCCTCGTGTAAAGTCATTGGCGGTAAAATGCTGGGTAAGCGTTTTGCAAGCATCGTTTTACCGGCTCCCGGCGGACCAATAAGAATAATATTATGACCGCCCGCTGCGGCAATTTCCATACAGCGTTTTATAGATTCCTGGCCTTTAACATCGGCAAAATCATGTTCAGGGTGATCCAGGTTTTTGTAGAATTCTTCGCGAGTATTGATTATAGTTCTCTCTAAAGCTTCATCTTTATCAAAAAAGTTGATTACTTCTGTAATGTTTTCAACGCCGTAAACTTCAATTTCGCTTACAATAGCGGCTTCTTTAGCGTTTTGCTTCGGAAGGATAAATCCTTTAAAACCTTCCTCCTTGGCTTTTATAGCAATGGGCAGGGCTCCCTTTATGGGTTGCAAGCTTCCGTCTAGCGAAAGCTCACCCATAATAAGATATTCTGATATATTTTCTGCTTTAATTTGGCCTGAAGCGGCCAGAATCCCGAGACTTAAACTAAGATCGTAAGCCGAACCTTCTTTTCTAAGATCGGCCGGCGCCATATTGACGATAATCTTTTTACCCGGAAATTTATAAGCGTTATTCTGAAGGGCAGCTGCAATTCTAAAACTGCTTTCCCTCACCGCGTTATCGGGCAGACCTACCAGATGGTAACCTATGCCGGTTGCTACATTTACCTCTATAGTAATTGTAGTAGCCTCTACCCCAAATACGGCACTTCCATAAACTTTTGTTAACATTTAAGCCTTGAATTTCTTAAATGTACTAAAATTTATGAAAAAAGATAATTAATTATCGATAAGCACTTCTTTTCTATAGTATTCTATAAGGGCATCAATTGGTCTACGCACAATATTTCCAATTTCTATCCCGTAAGGTTGTGCTACAGCTCGAATAATATCTTCACTAAAATAAGCGATGGTTCCTATAAAATGCACCGGTGTATTTTGTGCTTGTTTATAGCACAT includes:
- a CDS encoding 5-oxoprolinase subunit C family protein, producing MKAEIEILHPGLFSTIQDFGRRGFQKYGVPLSGVMDRIALKTANLILQNQADAAVMEITQMGPKLKFSAATKIAISGANLSPKLNDTEIDNNEVVKIHEGDILSFGRPEYGMRSYLAILDGFKTEKVLGSRSWYEDITSHEKLEKGMKLQYEASEEEKYETHAAIKFDEEYLNSQEIEVFPGPEYEKLPETLKSHLRQSKFSIDKNNNRMAIQLSEILENELEPIITGPVLPGTIQLTPGGKLIVLMRDCQTTGGYPRVLQLSEKGINMMAQKKAGDKIRFKSPPTPKGGEALS
- the pxpB gene encoding 5-oxoprolinase subunit PxpB, yielding MNDFPKITPMGERGILIEFEPEISEKLLRKLLFYKDKLEEFYDEVNIEVINTYNSLLISYMFSIENVYNEVSAIKELFGEAKIGKINNQQIFHLPVCYEVEFGWDLEYISNEKNLSKEEIIQLHTKPFYTVFFTGFLPGFLYLGGLDKKLQISRRNQPRMKIEKGAVGIGENQTGIYPKSSPGGWQILGNCPVQFFDKNNDPPCEISAGDKVKFYSVSKKEFEEISEQISEGTFQLKKENYEG
- the pxpA gene encoding 5-oxoprolinase subunit PxpA, with product MKKIHINCDLGEGGDFDADLMPHISACNIACGGHAGNLETMQGTIKLAVEHGVEIGAHPSYPDKENFGRKTMKISTEELQRSIVAQILSLKQLTEAEGVKLTHVKTHGALYNEAAKDEKTAQIIIDSLLEFDQNLALFCPLNSVMSKLAKGKIPIVFEAFADRNYNPDYSLVSRSKPNALISEKEAVFQHLFSMFSEGKITCENGTKISCSATTFCLHSDTPNSVEIMNFLQQKFAEHNIKIKNAK
- a CDS encoding Nramp family divalent metal transporter, whose amino-acid sequence is MRNFLKNLGPGILVSAAFIGPGTVTVCTLAGVEFGYSLLWALLLSIFSCIILQEMAARLGVVSQKGLSDVIREEIKKPIFRVLAIILIFSAIVIGNAAYEAGNITGAVLGAEAIFGIQNLQIDDFKLNLWSIFIGAVAFILLFTGSYKTLEKIFIGLVLLMSISFVLTAILTKPDIVEILSGLIPTGNAAGLLTVMAIVGTTVVPYNLFLHASLVSEKWKESSYLPIARKELIVSIILGGTVSMAIIISAASSGLTNVNSAADMAVSLEPLFGKFATWFMSLGLLAAGITSSITAPLAAAYVVKGCFGWKGGMKSAKFKTVWAVVLILGVFFSSLQINPIEIIRFAQIANGILLPVIAIFLFWVVNKASVLGKQRNSKLQNVLGLLVIALSVFLGIKAILSVLQSF
- a CDS encoding DUF2891 domain-containing protein, with protein sequence MIKRSLSLLMLVLIISCKGDPEVKEASEIESDSIKEKSILSGDLLGEDRVEFTVKEANNLAELPLNCINTQYPNKLGQTLENKEAIGEPQELHPAFYGCFDWHSSVHAHWSMVSLLKQFPDLKKAETIREKLKESLSAENIQGEIDYFKREQSDSFERTYGWAWLLKLAEEIETWNDPLADELGKNLAPLTDLIVKKYIEFLPKLNYPIRVGEHSNTAFGLSFAYDYANAVEHTKLKELISERAKDFYLSDNNCPLTWEPGGFDFLSPCLEEVSIMSRVLPKNAFEMWLEDFLPQLKSEDFDVEVGEVSDRTDGKLVHLDGLNFSRAWVFYGLINQYPEKFSHLKEIADRHVAHSFPNLVGDSYEGGHWLGTFAIYALQESKDM
- a CDS encoding YifB family Mg chelatase-like AAA ATPase, yielding MLTKVYGSAVFGVEATTITIEVNVATGIGYHLVGLPDNAVRESSFRIAAALQNNAYKFPGKKIIVNMAPADLRKEGSAYDLSLSLGILAASGQIKAENISEYLIMGELSLDGSLQPIKGALPIAIKAKEEGFKGFILPKQNAKEAAIVSEIEVYGVENITEVINFFDKDEALERTIINTREEFYKNLDHPEHDFADVKGQESIKRCMEIAAAGGHNIILIGPPGAGKTMLAKRLPSILPPMTLHEALETTKIHSVVGRVKEHVGLMSQRPFRSPHHTISDVALVGGGAYPQPGEISLSHNGVLFLDELPEFKRGVLEVMRQPLEDREVTISRAKFTVTYPSSFMLVASMNPSPSGYFNDPDAPATSSPAEMQRYLSKISGPLLDRIDIHIEVTPVPFEKLSEERRGESSVEIRKRVTKARQFQTERFKESDSVHYNAQMSVRQIRKFCALDDASKALLKTAMERLNLSARAYDRILKVSRTIADLENSENIKGNHISEAIQYRSLDRDGWLG